The following nucleotide sequence is from Melioribacteraceae bacterium.
GTAAATTTTCTATTCCGGGGAGAACTATTTTAACTTTTTCCATTACTTGAGTGTATCCAAAATTTCTTCAACTTTATCTTTCGTTAAATTTTCAAAATAATCTTCGTTGATTGCTATCATAGGAGCATAACCACAAGCGCCCATACATTCAACTTCCTCAATTGAAACAAGACCGTCTTCAGTAACACCAAGATTATCAATGCCGTACTTTTCTTTAATTTGCTTCCAAATTTCATAACCACCGCGCAGCATACAAGATACATTTGTACAGACTTGTATGTGATGTTTGCCCATGGGTTTTTTATGATACATTGTGTAAAATGTTGCAGCACTCAAGACCGATACATTATCTATGCCTAGTACATTTGCAATTTCCTGCATAACTTCAGTGCTGATATAACCATTTTGTTCTTGCGCAATCCAGAGTGTATCCATTACAGCGGCTAAGGCGGTTGGATATTTCTTTCTGCTTTCTTCTATTTTCTTTAGACTTTCGTCTGTAAAATTAAATGACATTTCAATTCTTTTTAGAATTTAGAAATTAGTGTTTAGAATTTGTTTTACTTATCCGCTTCTCCCATTACAGGATCAATACTACCAATGATTGCAACAACATCGGAAATCATTTGACCTTCACACATTAATGGTAATGCTTGTATGTTACAAAAACTTGGTGATCGAATTTTTAATTTCCAAGGATGCCCGCTTCCGTTGCTAACAAAGTAGAAACCGAGCTCCCCTTTTGGATTTTCAACCGAGAAATATGTATCGCCGACCGGAGGATTAATTCCAAAATTTACCAACATGAAATCATGAATTAGCTCTTCCATCTTTGTATAAATTTCATCTTTGTGCGGTAGAACTTTTTTAGGATCGTTTGCTAAAAATTTCCCCGGTTTAATCTTATCCAAACATTGGTAAATAATTTTTACGGATTCTTTTACTTCATCAACACGAACAAAATATCTAGCTAAACAATCGCCTTCATTGTAAACCGGTACTTTAAAGTCCGTCTGATCGTAGAACATATATGGTTTAGCGCGGCGGATATCATACTCAACCCCGGAACCTCTTAAGTTCGGTCCGGTAATTCCCAAAGAGATTGCTCTGTCTTTAGGCAATAAACCTATACCGTCAAGACGTTCAACAAAAATTCTGTTTGTATTAAGTAATCGTTCAAATTCGTCGAATGCATCTTTGAATCTATCTAGGAAATTCTTAATCATTCTTAACGCCTCATCACTTGCATCCGAAGCAACGCCTCCGAAACGTGTATAACTAGTTGTGAATCTGGCGCCAATAAGTAAGTCAAATATATTTTGTATGTATTCTCTTTCTCTGAAAGTCCACATAAATGCTGTAATTGCTCCGACATCAAGCGCGAATGTTCCAACAGCAACTAGATGTCCCATTATTCTTCCGAGCTCATTAATTATCATTCGAATATAAGTAGCTCTTTCGGGGACTTCTATTCCGGCAAGTTTTTCAACCGCAAGCACGTATGCAACGTTGTTGCAAAGATTTGCTGTGTAATCAAGTCTGTCGGTGTGAGGGATGTAGTCATAATAATTCATATTCTCGGCCATCTTTTCATATCCTCTATGAAGATAACCGAGTTCCGGCACGCATTTAACAACTGTTTCACCGTCAAGTCGAAGTAATAATCTTAAAACACCATGAGTTGCGGGATGCTGCGGACCCATGTTAATAATCATTTCGTTTTCAAGTGCATCTTCAATTGTTAAATCAGGATCTGACTCTAAAAGTTTATTCAACAATTTCTCATCATTCGTTATATCGATTTGTTTATTCATTAGTCTTCGTTTTTATTTGGAAGTGGAAGTGAACCGGGTATTCCCATAACAGGAAATTCTTTTCTTAACGGATGATATTCAAATGTTTCGGGCATGTACATTCTGCGTAAATCAGGATGATTATTAAAATGAATTCCATACATATCCCAGGTTTCTCTTTCATACCAATTTGCACTTTCCCAAACCGAAACTACAGAATCAATTGATGGATTTTTTGCATCTTCGATAGTTGCTTTTAACCTTATATTAAAATTTTTACTTAGTGAATAAAGATGATAAACCGCAGTAAATCTATTTTTTCTTTTAGCCCAATCAATTGCAGTAACATCAACACACATTGCAAAATCTAATTCGGGATCATCTTTTAAGAAATTCGAAAGTTCAACAATTCTTGCGGGATGAATCTCTATACAAAGATCATTTCGGAAATCAGTTATATCTACAATATCCGACCCAAATTTTTCTTTTACTTTGGATACGATTAATTCTTTGAATTCCATTTTAGCCGGTTAGTTATTACTTATTGATAAATCAACTAATTTCTTATCTTGAAAATCTCTTGCTCGTGTACCGTCAATTTTCTTTTGAAGCTCCATCAAAGCGTTTATTAAATTTTCGGGTCTGGGCGGACAGCCGGCAGTGTAAACATCAACAGGTAAAAACTGATCAATTCCTTGAACAACCGGGTATGATCTATACATTCCTCCGGAAGAAGTACAAGCTCCCATTGCAATTACCCATTTTGGATCAGGCATTTGATCATAAATTCTTCTGACAACATGAGCCATTTTGTAAGTAACAGTTC
It contains:
- a CDS encoding NAD(P)H-dependent oxidoreductase subunit E — its product is MSFNFTDESLKKIEESRKKYPTALAAVMDTLWIAQEQNGYISTEVMQEIANVLGIDNVSVLSAATFYTMYHKKPMGKHHIQVCTNVSCMLRGGYEIWKQIKEKYGIDNLGVTEDGLVSIEEVECMGACGYAPMIAINEDYFENLTKDKVEEILDTLK
- the nuoD gene encoding NADH dehydrogenase (quinone) subunit D — its product is MNKQIDITNDEKLLNKLLESDPDLTIEDALENEMIINMGPQHPATHGVLRLLLRLDGETVVKCVPELGYLHRGYEKMAENMNYYDYIPHTDRLDYTANLCNNVAYVLAVEKLAGIEVPERATYIRMIINELGRIMGHLVAVGTFALDVGAITAFMWTFREREYIQNIFDLLIGARFTTSYTRFGGVASDASDEALRMIKNFLDRFKDAFDEFERLLNTNRIFVERLDGIGLLPKDRAISLGITGPNLRGSGVEYDIRRAKPYMFYDQTDFKVPVYNEGDCLARYFVRVDEVKESVKIIYQCLDKIKPGKFLANDPKKVLPHKDEIYTKMEELIHDFMLVNFGINPPVGDTYFSVENPKGELGFYFVSNGSGHPWKLKIRSPSFCNIQALPLMCEGQMISDVVAIIGSIDPVMGEADK
- a CDS encoding NADH-quinone oxidoreductase subunit C; translated protein: MEFKELIVSKVKEKFGSDIVDITDFRNDLCIEIHPARIVELSNFLKDDPELDFAMCVDVTAIDWAKRKNRFTAVYHLYSLSKNFNIRLKATIEDAKNPSIDSVVSVWESANWYERETWDMYGIHFNNHPDLRRMYMPETFEYHPLRKEFPVMGIPGSLPLPNKNED
- the nuoB gene encoding NADH-quinone oxidoreductase subunit NuoB, giving the protein MGLESKLTSDGYLTTKLDAVIAWARKGSLWPMPMGISCCAIEMMSAVDPKYDMSRFGSEVMRFTPRQCDLIIVAGTVTYKMAHVVRRIYDQMPDPKWVIAMGACTSSGGMYRSYPVVQGIDQFLPVDVYTAGCPPRPENLINALMELQKKIDGTRARDFQDKKLVDLSISNN